The following are from one region of the Pseudohongiella spirulinae genome:
- a CDS encoding HD family phosphohydrolase, producing MKSDQSLLNLVKRLNTIGIALSAERNIDELLHQILRGARELTGADGGTLYRLDAERTHLTFALVQNEALAISLGGPDAPIPDRFSPIPLRLPDGTPNMRMVAACAVLEGKTVNIANAYNEPGFDFSGTRQFDTLNNYRSTSFLTVPMRNHEGDIIAAIQLINKIDDKGNTTHFSEQDQDLAESLASQGAIALTNAELIQDLHNLFDSFTRVIANAIDAKSAQTGAHCRRVPDLTMMIAKAADGAAFPGIEDFVMTESDYYELSTAAWLHDCGKIVTPHHVVEKSTKLELITDGINIIAERIEIIARDWILVRLSRKLRRGEQLTEEDLVISADEQQQLQQMLTFLKTSNTGGEFMSDEEVAKIRETGQMSYTDIRGVRRPLLTDEEIAFLSIRKGTLSEAERQIMQDHMVHTINMLEQLPFPRHLRNVPEYAGGHHERMDGKGYPKGLRREQMSVPARMMGIADVFEALTAPERSYKKPMPLSQALSILMRMVEQNHLDPDLFALFIDKQVYLDYARAYLSQQQIDQIPQEIVDWAKQQQRTTMRPE from the coding sequence ATGAAATCTGATCAAAGTCTGCTGAATCTCGTTAAACGACTCAATACCATCGGTATTGCCCTGTCTGCCGAGCGGAATATAGATGAATTACTCCATCAGATCCTGCGAGGCGCGCGTGAACTGACCGGTGCCGATGGGGGGACACTCTATCGGCTTGATGCTGAAAGGACGCACCTCACCTTTGCACTGGTGCAAAACGAAGCGCTGGCCATCAGTCTCGGAGGGCCGGATGCACCGATACCGGATCGATTTTCGCCCATTCCGCTGCGGCTACCGGACGGCACACCGAACATGCGCATGGTCGCAGCCTGCGCTGTTCTGGAAGGCAAAACTGTGAACATTGCCAATGCCTACAATGAACCGGGTTTCGACTTCTCTGGTACGCGTCAATTCGATACCCTGAACAATTATCGCTCCACTTCGTTTCTTACCGTCCCCATGCGTAATCACGAAGGCGACATCATTGCGGCCATTCAACTAATCAACAAGATTGACGACAAGGGCAACACTACCCACTTTTCAGAACAGGATCAGGATCTTGCTGAATCTCTTGCGTCCCAGGGCGCCATCGCGCTTACCAACGCCGAATTGATTCAGGACCTGCATAATCTATTCGACAGTTTTACACGTGTTATTGCCAATGCCATTGATGCCAAGTCAGCTCAGACAGGCGCGCATTGCCGCCGAGTCCCGGATCTGACAATGATGATAGCCAAAGCGGCGGACGGCGCAGCCTTTCCCGGCATAGAAGACTTTGTCATGACCGAGTCTGACTATTACGAACTGAGCACTGCAGCCTGGCTGCATGACTGCGGAAAGATTGTGACTCCACATCATGTGGTTGAAAAATCAACCAAGCTCGAACTGATTACTGATGGCATCAACATTATTGCGGAACGGATTGAAATCATCGCCCGCGACTGGATTCTGGTGCGCCTTTCCCGGAAGCTGAGGCGTGGCGAGCAATTGACTGAAGAAGATCTTGTCATCTCTGCTGACGAGCAACAACAGTTGCAGCAAATGCTGACCTTCCTCAAGACAAGTAATACCGGCGGCGAGTTCATGAGTGATGAGGAAGTCGCGAAGATCCGCGAGACCGGGCAGATGTCATATACAGATATACGAGGCGTACGCAGACCACTGCTGACGGACGAAGAAATCGCGTTTTTGAGCATACGCAAAGGGACCCTGAGCGAAGCCGAACGGCAGATCATGCAAGATCATATGGTACATACCATAAACATGCTGGAGCAGTTACCTTTCCCGCGCCATCTGCGAAATGTTCCGGAGTACGCTGGCGGGCATCATGAACGCATGGACGGGAAAGGCTATCCAAAAGGGTTGCGACGCGAGCAAATGTCAGTGCCCGCACGCATGATGGGCATCGCTGACGTATTCGAAGCGCTGACTGCGCCTGAGCGAAGTTATAAAAAACCCATGCCACTGTCGCAGGCCCTGAGTATTTTAATGAGGATGGTAGAGCAAAACCATCTGGACCCGGACCTGTTTGCTCTGTTTATCGACAAGCAGGTCTACCTTGATTACGCCAGAGCATACCTGTCGCAACAGCAGATTGATCAGATACCACAGGAAATCGTCGACTGGGCAAAACAGCAGCAGCGCACAACAATGAGACCAGAATAA
- a CDS encoding tetratricopeptide repeat protein, giving the protein MSSEKLTMHLAGAARPWPGLCLAVVLILEAGAAEAQATPWQRDLELAREELGSDPQSSYQRLISWELEAAGDVAYDYWLGVAAVRADQLDQAITALERVIMIRGNHAGARLELAGVYLLQNRLGEAAQQLDIVEQMNPPPAARDAIARYRSALNTRLTSADATTRSAFSMLAVDAGYDSNYLNYPDSFDLFADTPLQGLAILDREATSYSQVRALHFRELRGLSESQRTEWVTSAQARFNIEDQADRFDASTIQSSLTLVTPVSESSEFRLTASLSQLWLDGSQYRRSTSIAAGWQYNLNDRSDIRMRLRLQDNRYQLANNDNVGYLFDTVFNRTINDTWQLRVNGSVESESLDSGAARQGGNSLRQRADIQAHRRVAGSPHQWVFGISHQRLRFSEQDFAAFNQGTAKRRHDSSLTAHAEWRLEPSAQWRFSLRGQHRHQSSNLDFFDIDQSVLQLSAEYLF; this is encoded by the coding sequence ATGAGTTCTGAGAAACTGACAATGCACCTTGCTGGCGCGGCGAGACCGTGGCCTGGCTTGTGCCTGGCAGTTGTCCTCATACTGGAAGCAGGCGCCGCTGAGGCTCAGGCCACGCCCTGGCAAAGAGATCTGGAGCTGGCCCGCGAGGAGCTGGGCAGCGACCCGCAGTCTTCCTATCAACGTCTGATCAGCTGGGAGCTTGAAGCGGCCGGAGATGTTGCTTACGACTACTGGCTTGGCGTTGCGGCTGTCCGGGCAGATCAACTTGACCAGGCCATCACCGCACTGGAGCGGGTCATCATGATACGAGGTAACCATGCCGGAGCCCGACTGGAACTGGCAGGTGTATATTTATTGCAGAACCGGCTTGGAGAAGCTGCACAACAGCTGGACATTGTTGAACAGATGAATCCTCCGCCAGCCGCCCGCGATGCCATCGCCAGATATCGAAGCGCTCTGAATACTCGTCTTACCAGTGCCGACGCAACCACCCGTAGTGCTTTTTCTATGCTGGCCGTTGACGCCGGATACGATAGCAACTACCTGAACTATCCGGACAGTTTCGATTTATTCGCAGATACTCCATTGCAGGGTCTTGCGATACTTGACCGGGAAGCAACATCATACTCTCAAGTCAGGGCACTCCATTTCCGGGAGCTGCGAGGTCTCTCAGAATCTCAACGAACGGAGTGGGTTACCTCCGCCCAGGCCAGATTCAATATCGAAGATCAAGCTGACCGTTTTGATGCCAGCACAATCCAGAGTTCATTGACGCTGGTAACGCCTGTAAGCGAAAGCAGCGAATTCCGGCTTACTGCCAGTCTGAGCCAACTTTGGCTTGATGGTTCACAATATCGGCGCAGCACCTCAATAGCCGCAGGATGGCAATACAACCTGAACGACCGTTCTGATATCCGAATGCGTCTGCGTCTTCAGGACAATCGCTACCAGTTGGCCAACAACGACAATGTGGGATACCTGTTCGATACCGTCTTTAACAGAACCATCAACGATACATGGCAGCTTCGAGTTAACGGAAGTGTAGAGAGCGAGTCGCTTGATTCAGGCGCCGCGCGGCAGGGCGGCAACAGCCTCAGACAAAGGGCTGACATTCAGGCGCATCGAAGAGTGGCTGGCAGCCCCCATCAGTGGGTTTTTGGTATCTCACACCAACGCCTGCGATTTTCTGAACAGGATTTTGCGGCGTTCAATCAGGGAACTGCAAAACGGCGACATGACTCAAGTTTAACCGCCCACGCCGAGTGGCGACTGGAGCCGTCAGCACAATGGCGTTTCAGTCTCCGCGGCCAACATCGCCATCAATCTTCAAATCTGGATTTTTTTGACATTGATCAGAGTGTTCTTCAGCTGTCGGCTGAGTATCTATTCTGA
- a CDS encoding FecR family protein — protein sequence MNFKLRAAIAALSLPVLTTLPAHAQEAIVEGRILFVHGRVEISDSVSTRAANRGDDVTENDRIRTYPASSAQIRFSDGSLLALRPDTELIIAEYVYSQAGENNAQTTDLIRGSLRAVSGALGQSTPERVTYNTPVATMGIRGTGLQLIHADIANPEPGDLSGTWLFVESGQVAMITEAGEQIVGPGGFFFVSSPQDLPQPASPDSLSLLLPAQGDGTTPPSQPDQSDADSNADGAGGPEPMPTLEVPVPEIPPDATEILQQLGFVVTEDPQFQQDQAFDVIEIITDEVSPTEPEPDPEPEPEPEPEPEPEPEPEPEPEPEPEPEPEPEPEPEPEPEPEPEPEPEPEPEPEPEPEPEPEPEPEPEPEPEPEPEPEPEPEPEPEPEPEPEPEPEPEPEPEPEPQPQPELMAPLSGAVYLALNVSNQEQSYQQPDDNNVQWQELGGNRVLTSFISGGENFVALQGSQPAGAATLNLSQHISGSDTQVFWGYWSVGDYAVRNNLGQDITPAQTTGYHYIAATNGLNSLISVQDVLNSSHDSYGALRFQIAGGTPLIMNTGTASISDTSQVELNLGTQSLTASLGITYNEVAGAVSGTASLSDFMAGGLTLTGSINDPGDTTGQLRGGFTGNTSNGLESLLARLWLTVGESVFGGSTMIFGNWCTTPLWMECAQIPAGIYDPYMDLYWSGPFAIGQNQTQTIVSEYSDIYLGSPSQTSSEIWLAGLRGVNDNDQQLFFAATDYQTAPGTQMTTPVSAGNKDIYWGYWDSEQYALKQKTGDIIEALDNQSKFHYITSPDTLTYEPSLLPDGVRNFAITGGSLLVSDTTGSVYAPAFGSTVSVDFDQEIFSVDITFAHTALSGSLSASAADLTHFWNHQALSLGGTGDFSEFGGELTGKFVGEELNAIMSILSARNNLDESFRGSLIWEAITELPPLN from the coding sequence ATGAACTTCAAGCTCAGAGCCGCGATTGCCGCACTAAGCTTGCCCGTATTGACGACCCTGCCGGCGCACGCCCAAGAAGCCATCGTTGAAGGTCGCATACTGTTCGTGCATGGTCGTGTTGAAATCAGCGACTCCGTGTCGACGCGCGCTGCTAACCGCGGCGACGATGTCACCGAAAATGACCGAATCCGGACATACCCAGCGTCAAGTGCACAGATACGATTCAGCGATGGCAGCCTGCTGGCGTTACGCCCGGATACTGAGTTGATCATAGCCGAATACGTCTACAGTCAGGCGGGTGAAAACAATGCACAGACCACGGACCTGATACGTGGAAGTCTGCGCGCTGTAAGTGGCGCTTTAGGCCAGTCAACACCCGAAAGGGTCACTTACAACACACCAGTCGCAACTATGGGAATCCGGGGCACCGGATTGCAGCTAATCCATGCGGATATCGCCAACCCTGAGCCCGGCGATCTAAGTGGGACCTGGCTTTTCGTCGAATCAGGTCAGGTAGCCATGATTACAGAAGCCGGGGAGCAGATAGTGGGCCCCGGCGGCTTTTTCTTCGTCTCCTCTCCGCAGGATTTGCCGCAACCTGCCTCACCCGACTCGCTCAGTTTGCTCCTGCCTGCTCAGGGCGACGGGACTACGCCACCGAGTCAACCTGACCAGAGCGACGCAGACAGCAATGCCGATGGGGCAGGCGGCCCTGAACCAATGCCGACCCTGGAGGTACCTGTCCCCGAAATACCGCCGGATGCGACCGAGATACTGCAGCAACTCGGCTTTGTCGTCACCGAGGATCCACAGTTTCAACAAGACCAGGCCTTCGACGTGATTGAGATCATTACCGACGAGGTAAGCCCTACGGAGCCGGAACCGGATCCGGAACCTGAGCCTGAGCCTGAACCAGAGCCAGAGCCAGAACCAGAGCCAGAGCCAGAACCAGAGCCAGAACCTGAACCTGAACCTGAACCTGAACCTGAGCCTGAACCAGAGCCAGAGCCAGAACCAGAACCAGAGCCAGAACCAGAGCCAGAACCAGAGCCAGAGCCAGAACCAGAGCCAGAACCTGAACCTGAACCTGAGCCTGAGCCTGAACCAGAGCCAGAGCCAGAACCAGAACCAGAACCAGAGCCAGAACCTGAGCCTGAGCCAGAACCTGAGCCTGAGCCAGAACCTGAGCCTGAGCCAGAACCTCAACCACAACCGGAGTTAATGGCACCGTTGAGTGGTGCGGTTTACCTGGCGCTTAATGTTTCAAATCAAGAGCAGTCGTATCAACAGCCCGATGACAACAACGTGCAGTGGCAGGAACTGGGCGGCAATCGCGTACTGACCTCCTTCATCAGTGGAGGTGAAAACTTTGTCGCATTGCAGGGATCTCAGCCTGCTGGCGCCGCCACATTAAATCTCAGTCAACATATCTCTGGATCAGATACGCAGGTATTCTGGGGCTACTGGTCGGTAGGTGATTATGCTGTCAGAAATAATCTGGGGCAGGATATCACGCCCGCGCAAACAACCGGCTATCATTATATCGCTGCCACCAACGGTCTGAACTCACTCATCAGCGTTCAGGATGTTCTAAACTCATCTCATGATTCTTATGGAGCACTGCGTTTCCAGATAGCCGGAGGCACGCCGCTTATCATGAATACCGGGACAGCGTCCATATCAGATACCAGTCAGGTAGAACTGAATTTGGGCACTCAGTCATTAACGGCCAGCTTGGGTATCACTTACAACGAGGTGGCAGGCGCCGTATCAGGTACGGCCAGCCTGTCAGACTTTATGGCCGGCGGCCTGACTTTGACTGGCAGCATCAATGACCCGGGCGATACCACCGGGCAACTGCGAGGCGGCTTTACGGGAAATACCAGCAACGGGCTGGAAAGCCTGCTGGCTCGTCTGTGGTTGACTGTGGGTGAAAGTGTCTTCGGCGGCTCAACTATGATTTTTGGCAATTGGTGCACAACCCCCCTGTGGATGGAGTGCGCGCAGATCCCCGCCGGGATTTACGATCCGTACATGGATCTGTATTGGTCAGGCCCCTTCGCCATCGGCCAGAATCAGACACAGACCATAGTCTCTGAGTACAGTGATATTTATCTGGGCAGTCCGTCTCAGACGTCCAGCGAGATATGGCTGGCAGGATTGCGGGGGGTGAATGACAATGACCAGCAATTGTTCTTTGCTGCAACAGACTACCAAACAGCACCCGGTACGCAAATGACCACGCCAGTCAGCGCAGGTAACAAAGATATCTATTGGGGCTATTGGGACAGCGAACAATATGCACTGAAGCAAAAAACCGGCGACATCATCGAGGCGCTTGATAACCAGTCAAAATTCCACTACATCACCAGTCCCGATACGCTGACTTACGAACCATCATTGCTACCCGACGGCGTACGGAACTTTGCCATTACAGGTGGATCCCTGCTTGTGTCAGATACCACTGGCAGTGTTTACGCACCAGCCTTCGGCTCCACGGTTTCTGTTGACTTTGACCAGGAAATATTTTCAGTCGATATCACATTCGCGCACACTGCATTGTCAGGAAGCCTGAGTGCCAGTGCTGCGGATCTGACTCATTTCTGGAATCATCAGGCATTATCGCTCGGCGGCACTGGTGACTTCAGCGAGTTCGGCGGCGAATTGACTGGAAAATTCGTGGGTGAAGAGCTGAACGCCATCATGTCAATTCTCAGCGCCCGCAACAATCTGGATGAAAGTTTTCGTGGCAGCCTGATCTGGGAAGCAATCACCGAGTTACCCCCACTGAATTAG
- the arsJ gene encoding organoarsenical effux MFS transporter ArsJ, whose amino-acid sequence MLNQLSPAVRQYLVVTGNYWAFTLTDGALRMLVVLHFHSLGYSPLDIALLFLFYEIFGVITNLVGGWLGAHLGLNRTMNIGLALQIIALSMLLVPAAMLTVPWVMAAQALSGIAKDLNKMSAKSSIKLLVPVDAHSTLYKWVAILTGSKNALKGAGFFLGGVLLMWLGFAGAVAAMAATLTLVWLSSLVLLKKDLGKASNKPKFRDILSKSQAINILSAARMLLFGARDVWFVVALPVFLSQTLSWQSGQTGAFMASWIIAYGAVQAFAPRITGSSNSRLPSGHSATAWVAVLALIPAMIATGLSMELSPAIVVISGLLVFGVIFAVNSSLHSYLIVSYANSDGVSLDVGFYYMANAMGRLLGTVLSGWVFQLAGQGTDGLAACLWISAAMLVATTLISLMLPRRTQSKSMTPT is encoded by the coding sequence ATGCTGAACCAGCTCTCCCCGGCCGTCCGCCAGTATCTGGTGGTCACCGGCAACTACTGGGCTTTTACGCTGACTGACGGCGCCCTGCGCATGTTGGTCGTGTTGCACTTTCACAGCCTGGGTTACTCGCCGCTGGATATTGCCCTGCTGTTTCTGTTCTACGAAATTTTTGGCGTCATCACCAATCTTGTCGGCGGCTGGCTGGGTGCCCATCTGGGACTTAACCGCACCATGAATATCGGCCTGGCACTGCAGATTATCGCCCTGAGCATGCTGCTGGTACCTGCAGCCATGCTGACTGTGCCCTGGGTCATGGCAGCCCAGGCGCTGTCCGGTATCGCCAAAGACCTGAATAAAATGAGCGCCAAGAGCTCGATCAAACTGCTGGTACCGGTCGATGCCCATAGCACCCTTTACAAGTGGGTGGCCATTCTGACCGGCTCAAAAAACGCCCTGAAAGGGGCCGGTTTTTTCCTCGGCGGCGTCTTGCTGATGTGGCTGGGTTTTGCCGGTGCGGTGGCCGCCATGGCGGCCACCCTGACCCTGGTCTGGCTTAGCAGCCTGGTGTTGTTAAAAAAGGATCTGGGCAAGGCCAGCAACAAACCCAAATTCCGCGATATTCTTTCCAAGAGCCAGGCCATCAACATCTTGTCGGCGGCGCGCATGCTGCTGTTCGGTGCCCGTGATGTCTGGTTTGTGGTGGCCCTGCCGGTGTTTCTGTCACAAACACTGAGCTGGCAATCCGGTCAGACCGGCGCTTTTATGGCATCGTGGATCATTGCCTACGGCGCTGTACAGGCGTTTGCGCCGCGCATTACCGGCAGCTCCAACAGCAGACTACCCAGCGGCCATTCGGCCACAGCCTGGGTGGCTGTGCTGGCATTGATTCCGGCCATGATTGCTACGGGCCTGTCCATGGAGCTCAGTCCGGCTATTGTTGTGATTAGCGGCTTGCTTGTATTCGGTGTCATTTTTGCCGTCAACTCTTCGCTACACAGTTACTTGATCGTCAGTTATGCGAATAGTGACGGCGTATCACTGGACGTTGGCTTTTACTATATGGCCAACGCCATGGGCCGCTTGCTGGGGACCGTTCTTTCCGGTTGGGTATTCCAACTGGCAGGTCAGGGTACTGACGGGTTGGCCGCATGCCTGTGGATCTCCGCAGCAATGCTGGTGGCCACTACTCTGATTTCCCTGATGCTGCCCCGGCGTACCCAAAGCAAATCAATGACACCCACGTAA
- a CDS encoding CHASE2 domain-containing protein, which translates to MLRHATKFQILVSFAIVIWVSGDQAGFWPSQLLQRLESITYDYRVQLTLDGEVDPGLVIIDIDERSIAELGQWPWPRSVIAELIDTLFAVHGMTLLGVDVVFSEPEQNQLRDSWPVLLEQFPDLPEEPPLMTGDEQLANVLASWPVVLGYYFAGLDPAYPDVLSSVGVLPPPLQLLDDDWQQLDIPWVRAERFTSNFELLQNAANSVGSGAGFFDNPVVDADGMIRRAPMVQQAANGQLYPALSLSMLLELLGNPPVQAIIETGAGVSQLEGFDVGGFLIPTDSRGIVQVPWYGPERHFNYVSAVDVLSGEVDSDLLAGSIGILGTSAPGLKDLRSTPVGAVFPGVEINISLLAGMLHQRFLSEPAYARAASTLLLVVLGSIISVAFPYLTAFRVLAAGLILMSVHILINTWMWNEGLLLAFAPVTVVLIGTTGLHLLGNYWRESQRTSQVTSLFGQYVPPELVSDMVRSDFETSLVGAEKELTVMFSDIRNFTAFSEQVSPSQLSEVMNRLLTPLTRAIHANRGTIDKYMGDAIMAFWGAPLADDAHADHALQSARDMQNALAQLNSEFKDEGLPALAMGIGVHTGPMNVGNMGSEFRMAYTVLGDNVNLGSRVEGLTKSYSLDVLTTDATVQQAPDWLFRPVDKVRVKGRRQPVMLYTPLCRRQEAGSAQKELTARTREAFDLYQDQKFALSLALWNALALDFPDDPVSKIYIERCQIFADDAPGEDWEGVWTHTSK; encoded by the coding sequence ATGCTCAGACACGCCACCAAGTTTCAGATCCTTGTCAGCTTTGCGATTGTCATCTGGGTTTCCGGAGATCAGGCCGGGTTCTGGCCATCCCAACTCCTGCAGCGGCTTGAATCGATCACATATGACTATCGTGTGCAGCTGACTCTGGATGGGGAGGTTGATCCGGGACTTGTCATCATCGATATCGATGAGCGCAGTATCGCCGAATTGGGTCAATGGCCCTGGCCAAGGAGTGTGATTGCGGAGTTGATTGACACCCTGTTCGCAGTTCACGGAATGACCCTTTTGGGAGTCGATGTGGTCTTCTCCGAGCCGGAACAGAATCAACTGCGGGACAGTTGGCCTGTTTTACTCGAGCAGTTTCCGGATTTGCCTGAGGAGCCTCCACTAATGACCGGCGACGAGCAACTGGCCAACGTGCTGGCCAGCTGGCCCGTTGTACTGGGGTATTATTTCGCTGGCCTGGATCCGGCTTATCCTGATGTGCTCTCCAGCGTAGGTGTCCTGCCACCGCCGCTGCAATTGCTTGACGATGATTGGCAGCAACTGGATATTCCATGGGTGCGGGCTGAGCGTTTCACCAGTAATTTTGAATTGCTGCAGAATGCGGCCAACTCGGTCGGCTCAGGGGCAGGTTTTTTCGATAACCCTGTGGTTGATGCGGATGGAATGATACGTCGCGCACCCATGGTACAGCAGGCTGCCAATGGGCAGTTATACCCTGCATTGTCCCTGTCCATGTTGTTGGAGCTGTTGGGCAATCCACCTGTACAGGCAATAATTGAGACTGGTGCCGGAGTCAGCCAGCTGGAAGGTTTTGATGTTGGTGGATTTCTTATTCCGACGGACAGTCGTGGAATAGTTCAAGTACCATGGTACGGTCCGGAGCGTCATTTTAATTACGTTTCAGCAGTTGACGTACTGTCAGGTGAAGTCGATTCTGACCTGCTGGCCGGATCAATTGGCATTCTTGGAACATCGGCCCCGGGCCTGAAAGACCTGCGGAGCACACCGGTCGGAGCCGTGTTTCCGGGTGTTGAGATAAATATTTCTCTGCTGGCGGGCATGTTGCACCAGCGTTTCCTCTCTGAACCTGCTTATGCGCGTGCAGCCAGCACTTTGCTGCTGGTCGTTCTCGGCAGCATCATCAGTGTGGCCTTTCCCTATCTGACGGCCTTTAGAGTGCTGGCAGCCGGGCTGATCTTGATGAGTGTCCATATTCTCATCAATACGTGGATGTGGAATGAGGGCCTGCTGCTGGCATTTGCCCCGGTAACTGTTGTACTTATCGGGACGACCGGTTTGCATTTGCTGGGCAATTATTGGCGGGAGAGCCAACGGACTTCCCAGGTGACATCACTGTTCGGCCAGTATGTTCCACCTGAACTGGTTTCAGATATGGTACGCAGCGATTTTGAAACATCGCTTGTTGGCGCGGAGAAAGAATTGACGGTAATGTTCTCGGATATCAGAAATTTCACGGCGTTTTCTGAACAGGTCAGCCCCTCACAGCTTTCTGAAGTTATGAATCGTCTGCTCACGCCACTGACCCGGGCGATTCATGCTAATCGCGGCACCATCGACAAGTACATGGGAGATGCCATTATGGCATTCTGGGGTGCCCCATTGGCAGATGACGCTCACGCTGATCATGCGTTGCAGAGCGCACGAGATATGCAGAATGCTCTCGCTCAATTGAACAGTGAGTTTAAGGACGAGGGGCTGCCAGCACTGGCTATGGGCATCGGCGTGCATACCGGGCCGATGAACGTCGGGAATATGGGCTCTGAATTTCGCATGGCATATACCGTGCTCGGAGACAACGTCAATCTAGGTTCACGAGTCGAAGGGCTTACCAAATCCTATTCACTGGATGTTCTGACAACTGATGCCACGGTTCAACAGGCCCCTGACTGGCTATTTCGCCCGGTTGATAAAGTAAGGGTGAAGGGGCGCCGTCAGCCGGTCATGCTCTATACCCCGTTGTGCCGCCGACAAGAGGCTGGATCGGCACAGAAGGAATTGACGGCCCGCACCCGCGAAGCCTTTGACTTGTATCAGGATCAGAAGTTTGCTCTTTCTCTCGCTCTGTGGAATGCGCTCGCACTCGATTTCCCCGATGACCCTGTGAGCAAAATCTATATCGAGCGCTGCCAGATATTTGCCGACGATGCGCCAGGTGAAGATTGGGAGGGCGTCTGGACGCACACCTCAAAATGA
- a CDS encoding 3',5'-cyclic-nucleotide phosphodiesterase → MSRIRILGCSGGLGKDEYTTCLLLDGHTLIDAGTGLGTLSQQELGAIRNVFITHSHLDHICCLPLLIDNLYGNLTDTLNVYASADVILALKTHIFNWSIWPDFSQLPSPDKPSLRYHERSPGVATQLGELTITPFMVPHVVPTQGYAIESPTGRFVYCADSSLSTELITAIRNFGPITCLLLECALADEFQLLADQSAHLTPAYVMSIIEQLEPSPSRILITHLKPSQAAVIRQQLSNFDAPIEIVHSGDVYEF, encoded by the coding sequence ATGAGCCGGATTCGAATACTGGGTTGCAGCGGAGGCCTCGGCAAGGACGAATACACCACCTGCCTGCTGCTTGATGGTCACACCCTGATTGATGCCGGGACCGGGCTTGGGACGCTTTCCCAACAAGAGCTGGGTGCCATCAGGAATGTATTTATTACACACTCACATCTGGACCATATCTGCTGTCTGCCACTGTTGATTGACAACCTTTATGGCAACCTTACGGATACGCTTAACGTTTACGCATCTGCAGACGTCATCCTCGCGCTGAAAACACACATTTTCAATTGGTCCATCTGGCCGGATTTCAGTCAATTACCCAGCCCGGATAAACCGTCGCTGCGTTACCATGAACGGTCGCCAGGGGTCGCCACACAATTGGGTGAATTGACGATAACGCCGTTCATGGTGCCGCATGTCGTGCCAACTCAGGGCTATGCCATAGAAAGCCCTACCGGCCGCTTCGTATATTGTGCCGACAGCAGTTTATCCACCGAGCTGATAACCGCTATCCGCAACTTCGGCCCTATCACCTGTCTTCTGCTGGAGTGTGCTCTGGCAGACGAGTTCCAGCTGCTGGCCGACCAGTCGGCTCATCTGACACCCGCATACGTCATGTCTATCATTGAACAGCTTGAACCATCTCCTTCACGCATACTGATTACTCATCTTAAACCCAGCCAGGCAGCCGTGATCCGGCAGCAGCTAAGCAATTTTGACGCCCCGATAGAGATCGTCCATAGTGGAGATGTCTATGAGTTCTGA